The Anguilla anguilla isolate fAngAng1 chromosome 4, fAngAng1.pri, whole genome shotgun sequence genome has a window encoding:
- the si:dkey-183n20.15 gene encoding RING-HC_RNF170 domain-containing protein codes for MSICKNIHLRSGLLSESKGLQCQFYATSEPAGKPGHQPHVSCNKDCPQHSQSCALRDWHCPVCLQTATFPVETNCGHLFCAPCLIAYWRHGTWLGAINCPLCRQKVSVLCHLFSESRTDRKEKQVMGDIREYNKRYSGAPRRVADYLYDTPLFLHLLLRAMRNMSGLVWLFFLRVAVCCFGAAMSLASPLEAIPEPSCGVLGLLDDLVVVFLLLMSVLNINQQMGRERTAIAQTATRGVLTDSL; via the exons ATGTCTATctgcaaaaacatacatttaag GTCTGGCCTCTTGTCAGAGAGCAAAGGGCTTCAATGTCAGTTTTATGCCACTTCAGAGCCAGCAGGGAAGCCAGGTCACCAACCTCACGTGAGTTGCAATAAG GACTGCCCTCAGCACAGTCAGTCTTGTGCCCTCAGAGACTGGCACTGCCCAGTGTGCCTACAGACTGCCACCTTTCCAGTAGAGACTAACTGTGGGCATCTTTTCTGTG CTCCGTGTCTTATAGCCTACTGGAGACATGGGACCTGGCTTGGTGCCATCAACTGCCCTCTCTGCAGACAAAAA GTTAGTGTACTATGCCATCTATTCAGTGAAAGCAGAACAGACCGAAAAGAAAAGCAAGTGATGGGGGACATTAGAGAGTACAACAAGCGTTATTCTGGAGCACCAAGAAGG gttgcAGATTACCTGTACGACACGCCCCTGTTCCTGCACCTGCTCCTGCGCGCCATGAGAAACATGAGCGGTCTGGTGTGGCTCTTCTTCCTGCGGGTGGCGGTGTGCTGTTTCGGGGCAGCCATGTCCCTCGCCTCCCCCCTCGAGGCCATTCCGGAGCCCTCCTGCGGGGTCCTCGGGCTCCTGGATGACCTCGTGGTGGTCTTCCTGCTGCTCATGTCCGTCCTCAACATCAATCAacagatggggagggagaggacggCCATCGCTCAAACTGCCACTCGAGGAGTCCTCACCGATTCGCTTTAG